Part of the Paenibacillus guangzhouensis genome is shown below.
TGAAATAGTGATCCGGTGTGCCGTAGAACAAATTGTTCTTCGTTGGTTCATTGATGTAAGGGAAGTCAGCTGGGAAAATCTCGTTAAAGATAATCCGTCCAACCGTCGTTACGATCAATGCTTCTTGCTGTTTATCCGTAAAGGATGTTTTGCTCAAAGCTTTAACAGGGATCGCTACACGTGCATGCAAGGATGCTGTTCCACGTTGGTAAGCAGATACCGCTTCGTTCACATTCGCGAAGATCAGACCTGATCCCTTCGCTTCTTTGTTATCCATTGTCAAGTAGAAACTACCTAGAACCATATCCTGAGACGGCGTAACAACTGGCTTACCATCTTTAGGGTTCAAAATATTACCGGATGCGAGCATCAAGATGCGTGCCTCCGCTTGTGCTTCTGCGGACAATGGAACGTGAACCGCCATTTGGTCACCGTCGAAGTCGGCGTTGTAAGCCGTACATACAAGCGGATGAAGTTTAATTGCGCGTCCTTCAACAAGGGTTGGCTCGAACGCCTGGATACCAAGTCTGTGAAGCGTCGGGGCACGGTTCAGAAGAACTGGATGTTCTTTGATAACCTCTTCGAGGACATCCCATACTTCAGCACTTACGCGTTCCACTTTGCGCTTCGCACTCTTAATATTATGTGCAAGGCCTTTATTCACAAGTTCTTTCATCACAAATGGCTTGAACAATTCAAGCGCCATTTCTTTTGGAAGACCACATTGATACATTTTCAAGCTAGGACCTACGACGATAACGGAACGACCAGAGTAGTCAACCCGTTTACCGAGCAAGTTCTGACGGAAACGTCCTTGTTTACCTTTAAGCATGTGGCTAAGAGACTTCAATGGACGGTTACCTGGACCTGTTACCGGACGGCCGCGACGACCATTATCGATCAATGCGTCTACCGCTTCTTGCAGCATCCGCTTCTCGTTCTGAACGATAATATCAGGTGCGCCAAGATCCAGAAGGCGTTTCAAACGGTTATTCCGGTTAATAACGCGGCGGTACAAATCATTCAAGTCGGAAGTCGCAAAACGTCCGCCATCAAGCTGTACCATCGGGCGAAGCTCCGGTGGAATAACCGGTAATACATCAAGAATCATCCAATCCGGGAAGTTCCCGGAGTTACGGAATGCTTCGATAACTTCAAGGCGTTTGATCGCACGATTACGACGTTGGCCTTGCGCAGTGCGAAGCTCTTCCTTCAAGAATTCCAGTTCTTTGTTCACATCGATGTCTTGAAGCAATTTTTTAACCGCTTCAGCACCCATGCCTGCTTGGAATCCGTAGCCGTATTTCTCACGATAGCTGCGGTACTCTTTCTCCGAGAGAAGTTGTTTTTTCTCAAGCGGTGTATCTCCTGGATCCGTTACAACATAAGATGCGAAATAGATAATTTCCTCGAGCGAACGAGGGGACATATCTAACGCAAGACCCATGCGGCTAGGAATTCCTTTGAAGTACCAGATGTGGGAGACAGGGGCAGCAAGCTCAATATGCCCCATACGCTCACGACGCACTTTCGCGCGTGTTACTTCTACGCCGCAACGGTCACAAACAACGCCTTTATAACGAACCCGTTTATATTTACCGCAATGACATTCCCAGTCCTTCGTTGGGCCGAAAATCTTCTCACAGAACAGCCCTTCTTTTTCCGGTTTCAAGGTACGATAGTTAATCGTTTCCGGCTTTTTTACTTCTCCGCGGGACCAGGACCGAATTTTCTCTGGCGATGCTAATCCAATCTTCATAAACTCAAAATTGTTTACGTCCAACAAGGAGCAACCCTCCTTAACCCTGTACTATTTGGCCAAGCTATATACCATGAATTACTCAACGCCAGCCTCTGAACCCTCAAGGTTCAAGTTCAGCTTATCGCTTGTTACGTCGTCTTCATCATCAATTTCTTTCATTTCGATCTCTTCTTCATTTTCAGATAGGATTTTCACATCCATACCTAAACTCTGAAGCTCTTTGATCAATACTTTAAACGATTCTGGAACACCTGGCTCAGGAACATTCTCGCCCTTCACAATCGATTCGTATGTCTTCACGCGGCCGACGATATCGTCAGACTTGACGGTAAGAATCTCTTGCAATGTGTAAGCTGCACCGTAGGCCTCAAGCGCCCAAACCTCCATCTCCCCGAAACGCTGTCCACCGAACTGTGCTTTACCACCGAGCGGTTGCTGTGTAACAAGTGAGTATGGCCCTGTCGAACGGGCATGGATTTTATCATCAACCATGTGCGCTAGTTTGATCATGTACATGACGCCGACAGTCACTTCACGCTCGAAGCGGTCCCCAGTACGACCATCGTACAATACGGTTTTACCGTTCCGCTGCATGCCTGCTTCTTCCATGGTATCAAATACGTCTTCCTCGTTCGCGCCGTCGAATACCGGCGTCGCACAGTGAATGCCGAGTGCTTTCGCGGCCATCCCAAGGTGAACCTCGAGTACCTGACCGATGTTCATACGCGACGGAACCCCTAGTGGGTTAAGGACAACCTCTACAGGTGTACCATCCGGCAAGAACGGCATATCCTCTTCTGGAAGTATACGCGCGATAACCCCTTTGTTACCGTGGCGTCCCGCCATTTTGTCACCCTCAGAGATCTTACGCTTCTGAGCGATGTATGCACGTACAAGCTGGTTCACGCCTGGTGGCAATTCATCGCCATTCTCACGTGTAAATACTTTAACATCAACGACGATACCATCTGTACCATGCGGTACGCGAAGGGATGTATCACGAACTTCACGCGCTTTCTCACCGAAGATCGCATGCAATAGACGTTCTTCCGCCGTAAGCTCCGTAACCCCTTTAGGTGTTACTTTACCGACGAGAATGTCGCCAGCGCCGATTTCAGCACCGACACGGATAATACCGCGCTCATCGAGATTCTTAAGCGCTTCTTCCCCGACGTTCGGGATATCGCGAGTGATTTCTTCCGGTCCAAGCTTTGTATCACGAGCTTCGGATTCGTATTCCTCGATATGGATCGATGTATACACATCTTCCTTAACGAGTTTCTCATTCAAGAGGATGGCATCCTCATAGTTGTAACCTTCCCAAGTCATAAAGGCAACGACAACGTTGCGCCCAAGCGCCAATTCACCTTGCTCAGTGGACGGACCATCTGCAAGAATATCGCCTTTCTTGACGATATCGCCTTTGCGCGCCAATGGACGTTGGTTAATGCAAGTCCCTTGGTTCGAACGCATGAATTTGTGCAATTTATGTTTAATCAAGTCACCTTTAACTTCTTTGCCATCGATCACTTCAACGCGACGCACTTGGATTTCATTCGCAGATACGCGCTCTACGATTCCATCATGCTTCGATACGATACATACCCCGGAATCTTTTGCAGACTTATGTTCCATACCTGTACCGATAAGCGGAGCTTTCGGAATAAGAAGAGGAACAGCCTGCCGCTGCATGTTCGATCCCATGAGCGCACGGTTGGAGTCATCGTTCTCTAGGAACGGAATGAGCGCTGTCGCTACGGACACAACCTGTTTCGGCGATACGTCCATGTAGTCAACGCGATCAATCGGCATCGTCAAGATGTTATCAGACTGTTTGTTATAACGAACGATAACACTTTCTTCTGCAAATGTGTTGTCTTCATTCAATCTCGCGTTCGCTTGCGCGACAACATAGTTGTACTCTTCATCTGCCGTTAGATAAGAGATCTGATCCGTTACTTTACCTGTCTTCGGATCTACCCAACGATATGGTGCTTCAATGAAGCCATATTCATTAATGCGAGCGAATGTCGACAAGGAGTTGATCAAACCGATGTTCGGTCCCTCTGGCGTCTCGATCGGACACATACGACCATAATGCGATGGATGTACGTCACGAACTTCGAAGCCAGCACGTTCCCGTGTCAAACCGCCCGGTCCGAGTGCTGATAGACGACGTTTGTGCGTCAACTCAGCTAGCGGATTCGTCTGGTCCATGAACTGGGACAACTGAGAGCTACCGAAGAACTCTTTGATCGATGCAATAACAGGACGAATATTGATAAGCGCCTGTGGCGTGATTACATTCGCATCCTGGATGGACATTCTCTCACGAACAACACGCTCCATACGGGAAAGACCAATACGGAATTGGTTCTGCAGCAATTCACCAACAGAACGCAGACGACGGTTACCTAGGTGATCGATGTCATCCGTGTCGCCAATACCATGCAACAAGTTAATGAAATAGTTGATGGAAGCCACGATATCCGCAGGTGTAATGTTCTTCACCGACTTGTCGATGATCGCATTAGAGATAACCTTAATCACGCGGGACTCGTCATCTGGTGAGAATACATTCACACACTGCAGAGGAATACTATCTGCATCAAGCACACCATTCGCAACATGGTATGTCTTGTAGTTCACATTCTCCTCCAAGTGAGGAATCAGTTCATCCAGTAGACGACGGTCAATCATTTGACCAGCTTCTGCAAGAATCTCACCTGTCGTTGGATTGATTAATGTCTCCGCCAGACGCTGGTTAAATAGACGATTCTTGATATGAAGCTTTTTATTAATTTTGTAACGACCCACATTCGCAAGATCATAGCGCTTTGGATCGAAGAAACGCGCAACAAGCAAGCTCTTCGCATTATCAAGCGTAGGCGGCTCACCTGGACGCAATCTCTCGTAGATCTCGATTAACGCCTTCTCCGTCGAATCTGTGTTGTCTTTATCGAGTGTGTTACGAATATATTCATCATTACCGAGCAAATCCAGAATCTCAGCATCCGTGCCAAAGCCCAAAGCTCTGAGCAACACCGTTACTGGAATCTTCCGCGTGCGGTCAATACGAACATAGATGATGTCTTTCGCATCCGTCTCAAGTTCGAGCCAAGCACCACGGTTCGGAATCACTGTCGCCGTATATGTTTTCTTCGCGTTCTTATCCACTTTAGTGCTAAAATAGACGCTAGGAGAGCGAACCAACTGGCTGACAATTACCCGTTCTGCACCGTTAATAATAAACGTACCGGTCTCCGTCATTAGCGGAAAATCGCCCATGAAAACTTCTTGTTCTTTTACCTCACCGGTTTCTTTGTTAATCAGCCGTACTTTGACACGTAATGGAGCTGCATAAGTTACATCGCGCTCCTTCGAATCGTCTACGGAATATTTCGGTTCACCCAGATTGTAATCGATAAATTCCAAAACCAAGTTACCTGTAAAATCCTGAATTGGCGAAATATCTTGGAACATTTCACGCAATCCTTCATCCAAAAACCATTGGTATGATTTTTGTTGGATTTCAATCAGGTTCGGAATCTCGAGCACCTCGTTAATGCGTGCATAACTCCTCCGAGTGCGTCGACCATACTGAACAAGTTGTCCTGCCAACTTTAACTCACCCCTCATGTCTACTCACTAAAAATTTCATTGCGAATCCATCCCATTATCCTTTATAATCCTGCCATACAGCATTTTCATGCTGACAGTTTACAAAAGCCCATGAAAATGATTCAAAAGGACAAATAAAGAAAAGCCCTTATCGAATGTTTTTTCGAAAAAAGAGCGTATTTCGCAACTAATCCTTTCGTTTCTGATTCATTTCCTTCATATCCAGTAGATTTACCCAAAATGTAAACATTATACGTCAAACATCAAATTTCTATGCATTTAGCACCGAAAAATTTAGGCTTGACATTTTAACGCGATAAAGACATTTAGGTCATCCTAATACTGACATTTTATAATAATAACATACCTGAAAAGTCAAGTCAAGATTTCAATCTCGCCCTATAAATGGGTTAAGTTCTCTTAGTCGACTTGAAAATACGGTACCCTTTATCTTTCCCTACCTCTTCAACCGCATCTTCTCCGAATAACTCTTCTAGCTTCGCTCGTGCCGATGGCGCGCCTTGTTTCTTCTGAATGACGATCCATAACGTACCGTCTGCATTTAAATGATCATAAGCCTCTGTGAAAATACGATGCACCGTCTCTTTACCTGCTCGGATCGGCGGATTCGTGAGAATGACATCGAATGTCTTGCCCGCCACCTTCTCAAATAAATCACTCTGTTCAATGGTCACGTTCTGTATGCCATTGGCTCTCGCATTCTCCTTCGCAAGTTCAACAGCTCTCTCATTCACATCAACCATCGTCACATGCCCTTTGGGCGCCATGAGTGCTGCCGAGAATCCTATCGGCCCATAACCGCAGCCCACATCCAGTACCTTCGCATCCTCCGGCATCTCCATCATATCAATTAACACTTTACTGCCGTAATCTACCCCCGCTTTCGAAAACACCCCTGCATCCGTTACAAAGCGAAGCTTCTTGCCGCGGAGCGTCTCTTCTATCGTGTTACGTTGATGGGCTACGGTAGGCTTGTTCGAGTAATAATGCTCTGACATCATCCGTCCTCCTGTTCTTATCCTGTTTTGTATTATACAATAAACGCCCCCTAACTCAAATGTTCTATGATCTCTTTTTGTTAGTCCAATATACGTCGTACCACACAAGTATATTGATTTCTCTTAAACACCAAAAGTCGAAGCGTGTCCGAAGGACGAAAGCGGTCACTGCACACCGTAACTCTACTACACATCTCCTGCTCATTCGACAAACTTTCGGGTGTCCAGAGGGCGAGCCCCCTAAATCCCCCTTGTAAAGGGGGATTTAGGGGGATGACTACAAAGAGGTACAAGGATTCTTCCTCTCAACGCAAAAAGAGCCCTCCCTGTTGCCAGGGAAGGCTCTTTATCGAAATTACTTAACTTCGATTGCTGCGCCAGCTTCTTCAAGCTTAGCTTTAACTGCTTCTGCTTCTTCTTTGCTAACTTTTTCTTTAAGTGGTTTTGGTGCGTTGTCAACAAGATCTTTAGCTTCTTTCAAGCCAAGGCCTGTTACTTCACGAACAACTTTGATAACGTTGATTTTGGATGCACCAGCGTTAGTCAAGATTACGTCGAATTCTGTTTGCTCAGCTGCACCAGCATCGCCAGCGCCACCAGCCATAACTGCTACAGGAGCTGCAGCTGTTACGCCGAATTCTTCTTCGATTGCTTTAACAAGTTCGTTCAATTCTAAAACGTTCATGCCTTTGATGGCTTCTAAGATTTGTTCTTTACTCATGGTAGAACCTCCAATAATTTTATAGTTTTAGGATGCGAGTCGCATCGCTTGATTAAGCAGTTTCTTCTTGTTTCTCAGCAACAGCTTTAACTGCAAGTGCGAAGTTACGCACTGGAGCTTGAAGCACGCTAAGCAACATGGAGAGCAAGCCTTCGCGGGAAGGTAGTTCAGCAAGAGCTTTGATCGCTTCTACGCCCACAACTTGTCCTTCTACAACGCCACCTTTAATTTTAAGAGCGTCGTTTTTCTTTGCGAAACTGTTAAGAATTTTCGCAGGAGCAACAGCATCTTCTGTACTGAAAGCGATCGCTGTAGGACCTGTTAATACTTCATCCAATTCCGTCAAATTAGCTTCAGCAGTCGCACGACGTACCAAAGTGTTTTTCAATACTTGGAATTCAACACCAGCTTCACGAAGTTGTTTACGAAGCTCAGTTACTTGAGCAACGTTCAATCCGCGGTAATCTGCAACAACTGTACTCGCACTCTCGCGAAGTTTCGCAGTTACAACTTCAACAGCTTCTTGTTTAGCTTGAATAACTTTTGCGTTTGCCAATCTGTACACCTCCTATAAAAATCTACACGAAGCATGAAAAAAGCCTCCGTAGAAACTACGAAGGCATGATGACTGTTATCGAAATTGCATAGCAATTCAATTACAACACTTTATCATAACACCTCGGTAGGAAATTAAGCTTTGTAGCACCTACTGTCTACGGTCAGCATATTCAACTTGAACAACTTTTACAGATTATCATGGCACATCCTAAAAGTCAATGCCATTTGATCAATCACCACCATTTACCATGGCGCAAAAGATCTTATCTGTAGTTCGCTGTGTTAACGCGCGCGCCAGGACCCATAGTTGAAGATACAGCAATGTTCTTCAAGTATACGCCTTTTGCTGCAGCCGGTTTAGCACGGTTCAATGCATCGATTAACGATTTCAAGTTATCGTTCAATTTCTCAGCATCGAAAGATACTTTACCGATTGGAGCGTGAATTTGACCCGCTTTATCAAGACGGTACTCAATTTTACCCGCTTTGATCTCTTGGACCGCTTGGGCAACGTTGAAAGTAACTGTTCCTGCTTTCGGGTTTGGCATTAGGCCTTTACCACCAAGTAGACGACCCAATTTACCAACTTCACTCATCATGTCAGGTGTAGCTACGCAGACATCGAAGTCGAACCAGCCTTGTTGAATTTTGTTGATCATGTCAGCATCACCAACGAAATCCGCGCCAGCAGCTTCTGCCTCTTTCGCTTTATCACCTTTTGCAAATACAAGAACGCGTTTTGTTTTACCTGTTCCGTGAGGAAGGACAACAACACCGCGAACTGCTTGGTCTTGTTTACGTGGGTCTACACCCAAACGAACAGCAACTTCAACAGATTCGTCGAATTTTGCAGTCGCAGCCTTCTTAACAAGCTCGATCGCTTCTAGAGGCTCGTAAGTTGCTTCGCTATCAATAAGCTTAGCAGCTTCTAGGTATTTTTTACCGTGTTTAGCCATTTGTTTCTCCTCCTTTGTGGTTTTAGCGGAAAATCCTCCCACTTAGGCGCCTACGAAGTAGGTCGCCAACACGCTTGCGAAGCAAGTCGTGAAACATGCTTGCTGAGCAAGTCATGCGAATAAGTCTACAGCGTAGACCATGATATGCTTACAGATCCCTCAGGATTAGTCAGCGATTGTGATGCCCATACTGCGAGCAGTACCTTCGACCATACGCATTGCAGCTTCAACAGATGCAGCGTTCAAGTCTGGCATTTTTTGTTCTGCAATTTCACGAACAGTCGCACGTTTAACTGTAGCAACTTTCTTCTTGTTCGGTTCGCCAGATCCTTTTTCGATCTTAGCAGCAACGCGAAGCAATACTGCAGCTGGTGGAGTTTTAGTGATGAACGTAAAGGAACGATCCTCAAACACAGTGATTTCAACAGGAATGATTAGACCTGCTTGATCTGCTGTACGAGCATTGAACTCTTTACAGAAAGCCATAATGTTAACACCCGCTTGACCCAAAGCTGGACCGATTGGTGGTGCTGGATTCGCTTTCCCTGCAGGAACTTGCAATTTCACCATTTTAATTACCTTTTTAGCCATGTGAAAAACCTCCTTGCTCTAGAATGTGGTAGACGGGATGATTCCCTCCCACAAGAAACCAGATCGTTAAATCTTCTCCACTTGAGTGTAATCCAGCTCCAATGGGGTTTCTCGCCCAAACATATTGACGTGAACTTTCAACTTGCTCTTCTCGGTAATAATTTCTTCTACCGATCCAACAAAATTCGCAAAAGGACCCACTTTGATACGCACAGATTCCTTCAAATCGAATTCGATTTTCGGTTTCGGTTCTTCCATGCCCATGTGCTTCAGAATTTGTTCCACTTCTTCAGGCAACAAAGGTGTTGGTTTGGAACCAGATCCGGTAGAACCTACGAATCCAGTAACCCCTGGTGTATTGCGAACAACATACCAAGAATCATCTGTCTGGATCATTTCGACCAAGACATATCCGGGGTAAACTTTACGCATGACAGTCTTTTTCTTACCGTCTTTGTTCACCACTTCTTCTTCCATAGGAACAAGAACACGGAAAATCTTGTCCTTCATGTCCATCGATTCGACGCGCTTCTCTAAATTGGCTTTTACTTTGTTTTCATACCCAGAGTAGGTATGAACGACGTACCATCTTTTCTCCATATCTAGTCACCTGGGACCCTTCTTAAATTATCGCTTCGACCAACGAAGAGATTCCGATGTCGAGAACCCAGAAGTAAAAAGTGATAACGAGGATTGTGAATACTACAACAATCGTATAGCTCGTCAACTCTTTACGACTTGGCCAGCGAACCTTTTTAAGCTCAGCCCAACTTTCTGAGATGTAGGAAAACATAGAACCAAAGCTGCGTTTTACACTACCTACGAAAGACACGACGACACCTCCAAAAAACTATCTTGTTTCGCGATGAGAAGTCTGCTCGTTGCAATACTTGCAAAATTTCTTCATCTCCATGCGGTCGGGGTGATTTCGCTTGTTTTTGCTGGTCGTGTAATTTCTTTGCTTACAATTCGTACAAGCCAACGTTATAATTACCCGCATGATGTGCACCTCCCGAAGACATTCTATAAGTAGATATGTCTAAATTCATCCTAAAAAAACGTACGCATATTTAGGGCTACCTAAAACACTTTATCATACAGGGGAACCCATGTCAACGAAGGGCTGAGCTTCTCTCGATTAATATCAGTATGGGTCAGCCCCGGGAAAGATAAACCTACGCACCGATTTTATTGATCTATCAAAGCGTATATACGATTCGTATACAGTCCAGATTACCAATAAATACATCATGCCCCATCGGAGCCGCTCTCAAAATAAAAAAAAGACTCTCCCGAGTCTCCTTCCGCCTACAATCCTAAATCTCGATCTTCCAAGTAACGTTCCAGCTTACGCTTCACACGCTGCAATGCGTTATCGATCGATTTCACATGCCGCTTCAGATCTACTGCAATCTCTTGATACGAACGGCCGTCCAAATATAACATTAATACTTTGCGTTCAAGATCGCTAAGGATCTCCGACATCTTATCTTCCAGTCCCACGAATTCCTCTTGATTAATAATCAATTCTTCCGGGTCCGACACTCTCGAGCCGCAAATGACATCCATCAACGTGCGATCGGAATCTTCATCATAGATGGGCTTGTCGAGGGATACATAAGAATTCAGCGGAATATGCTTCTGCCGTGTCGCCGTCTTAATTGCCGTAATGATCTGCCGCGTAATGCAGAGCTCAGCAAAGGCTTTGAAGGACGAAAACTTGTCCCCTTTAAAATCACGAATCGATTTATATAAACCTATCATACCTTCTTGAATAATATCTTCTCTATCAGCACCAATTAGAAAATAAGAGCGGGCTTTGGCGCGCACAAAATTACGGTACTTATTAATCAAGTACTCGAGTGCATCACTGTCGCCTTCGCGGACGGCATCAACGATATCTTCGTCTGCTCTGATGTCATAATCGAACATTTTTAAATCTTTGAGGTCGACACTCACCAACTATCCCTCCGCCCAGCAACGTCAGCACGAAACTCTCTTTAAAGTATAGACTCCAGTATATATTATGTAACCTATACCGTCAACCAAGGCTATCCAAATTCTATTACAGTTAGCAAAATATCACTTTAATAACTATAAATTTCATTTTATTACATTTTAAAGGATACTATTTGCCTCGCCGCATTTGTTCCAGCTTCGAGAGGATATCTGCACTCATCTTGCTCTCTAGTGGATTTCTCTTATTGCTTGGTTGGTCTCGTTCAATAAACGTCTTCACTTCGCGTTTGCTATGCTCGATCTCGATCAATAGCTCTCTGGCAGATACCCGCAAGGCACCTTGTCCAAAAGCGACATGCTGTTCCACCGAATCCGAGGTCGCAACATAGATCTGCCTGCGTCGATGTGTTAAGTCATGAACGAAGCGTTCTATACATTCATCGGCTGTTTCCTTCTCTTTTGTGAAATGAACGGAAATTTGATTCTGAGCAAATGCCCCGCCAAGCCCAGGAACACGATAGGCATCAAAGACAACGATCACACGTCTTCCCGAAAAAGCTTGATAGTCTGCCAATCGGTTTAACAGATGATCCCTTGCTTCCTGCAGACTGATACTCGACAAGGTGACCAGCTCCGGCCAGGAGCCGATCATATTGTAACCGTCGACGAGCATCACATCCCGCAAATCCGGTGTTCGCTTCTTCCCCATGATCTAGCCTTGCTGCTTGCGCTGTCTCACAACCTCGTACATGAACACGCCTGCCGCAACGGAAGCATTCAAGGAATTAATCTGTCCAGCCATAGGCAATTTGATGAGAAAATCACATTTATCCTTGAGCAGTCGTCCCATACCTTTGCTCTCATTCCCGATGATAACGGCAATTGGCATATTAAAATGATTTGCTTCGAACAGCTCTTGCTGCGCTTCCACATCTGTACCGATGACCCAGATGCCTTCCTTCTTAAGCTGATCAATCGTCTGCGCAAGATTCGTCACTCGTGCAACTGGAACGTATTCCACCGCGCCTGCCGAAGTTTTCGATACAGTTGCAGTTAGGCCTACCGATCGGCGCTTCGGAATGATAACACCATGCACACCAGTGCAATCCGCTGTACGCAAGATTGAGCCCAAGTTATGCGGATCTTCAATTTCATCCAAGATGAGAAGGAAAGGCATTTCCCCCCGCTCCTGTGCAGAAGCTAGAATATCCTCAACCTCTACATATTCATAGGCTGCGACCTGTGCAACAACTCCCTGATGCTGTAAGCCTGGAACCATCTGATCCAGCTTACGCTTGTCCGCATTTTGAACGACGATCTTCGCATTCTTCGCCTCAGCTAAGATCGGCATCGTCAGATGCTTCTGCGCGTTGTCCGCGATCCATATTTTGTTGATTGTGCGACCGGAGCGAAGCGCCTCCATAACCGAATGCTTCCCGGCAATAAATTCTTCCATTTGTGATAGCCTCCCGAGCTTTTATGTCTTTGGATTCTCTTGCTGTGACTGTTCAATCGCGAGTCCAATTAAATACTGCAGC
Proteins encoded:
- the nusG gene encoding transcription termination/antitermination protein NusG translates to MEKRWYVVHTYSGYENKVKANLEKRVESMDMKDKIFRVLVPMEEEVVNKDGKKKTVMRKVYPGYVLVEMIQTDDSWYVVRNTPGVTGFVGSTGSGSKPTPLLPEEVEQILKHMGMEEPKPKIEFDLKESVRIKVGPFANFVGSVEEIITEKSKLKVHVNMFGRETPLELDYTQVEKI
- the rplK gene encoding 50S ribosomal protein L11, which gives rise to MAKKVIKMVKLQVPAGKANPAPPIGPALGQAGVNIMAFCKEFNARTADQAGLIIPVEITVFEDRSFTFITKTPPAAVLLRVAAKIEKGSGEPNKKKVATVKRATVREIAEQKMPDLNAASVEAAMRMVEGTARSMGITIAD
- a CDS encoding class I SAM-dependent methyltransferase codes for the protein MSEHYYSNKPTVAHQRNTIEETLRGKKLRFVTDAGVFSKAGVDYGSKVLIDMMEMPEDAKVLDVGCGYGPIGFSAALMAPKGHVTMVDVNERAVELAKENARANGIQNVTIEQSDLFEKVAGKTFDVILTNPPIRAGKETVHRIFTEAYDHLNADGTLWIVIQKKQGAPSARAKLEELFGEDAVEEVGKDKGYRIFKSTKRT
- the rplJ gene encoding 50S ribosomal protein L10, yielding MANAKVIQAKQEAVEVVTAKLRESASTVVADYRGLNVAQVTELRKQLREAGVEFQVLKNTLVRRATAEANLTELDEVLTGPTAIAFSTEDAVAPAKILNSFAKKNDALKIKGGVVEGQVVGVEAIKALAELPSREGLLSMLLSVLQAPVRNFALAVKAVAEKQEETA
- the rpmG gene encoding 50S ribosomal protein L33, whose product is MRVIITLACTNCKQRNYTTSKNKRNHPDRMEMKKFCKYCNEQTSHRETR
- the rpoB gene encoding DNA-directed RNA polymerase subunit beta, whose protein sequence is MAGQLVQYGRRTRRSYARINEVLEIPNLIEIQQKSYQWFLDEGLREMFQDISPIQDFTGNLVLEFIDYNLGEPKYSVDDSKERDVTYAAPLRVKVRLINKETGEVKEQEVFMGDFPLMTETGTFIINGAERVIVSQLVRSPSVYFSTKVDKNAKKTYTATVIPNRGAWLELETDAKDIIYVRIDRTRKIPVTVLLRALGFGTDAEILDLLGNDEYIRNTLDKDNTDSTEKALIEIYERLRPGEPPTLDNAKSLLVARFFDPKRYDLANVGRYKINKKLHIKNRLFNQRLAETLINPTTGEILAEAGQMIDRRLLDELIPHLEENVNYKTYHVANGVLDADSIPLQCVNVFSPDDESRVIKVISNAIIDKSVKNITPADIVASINYFINLLHGIGDTDDIDHLGNRRLRSVGELLQNQFRIGLSRMERVVRERMSIQDANVITPQALINIRPVIASIKEFFGSSQLSQFMDQTNPLAELTHKRRLSALGPGGLTRERAGFEVRDVHPSHYGRMCPIETPEGPNIGLINSLSTFARINEYGFIEAPYRWVDPKTGKVTDQISYLTADEEYNYVVAQANARLNEDNTFAEESVIVRYNKQSDNILTMPIDRVDYMDVSPKQVVSVATALIPFLENDDSNRALMGSNMQRQAVPLLIPKAPLIGTGMEHKSAKDSGVCIVSKHDGIVERVSANEIQVRRVEVIDGKEVKGDLIKHKLHKFMRSNQGTCINQRPLARKGDIVKKGDILADGPSTEQGELALGRNVVVAFMTWEGYNYEDAILLNEKLVKEDVYTSIHIEEYESEARDTKLGPEEITRDIPNVGEEALKNLDERGIIRVGAEIGAGDILVGKVTPKGVTELTAEERLLHAIFGEKAREVRDTSLRVPHGTDGIVVDVKVFTRENGDELPPGVNQLVRAYIAQKRKISEGDKMAGRHGNKGVIARILPEEDMPFLPDGTPVEVVLNPLGVPSRMNIGQVLEVHLGMAAKALGIHCATPVFDGANEEDVFDTMEEAGMQRNGKTVLYDGRTGDRFEREVTVGVMYMIKLAHMVDDKIHARSTGPYSLVTQQPLGGKAQFGGQRFGEMEVWALEAYGAAYTLQEILTVKSDDIVGRVKTYESIVKGENVPEPGVPESFKVLIKELQSLGMDVKILSENEEEIEMKEIDDEDDVTSDKLNLNLEGSEAGVE
- the rplL gene encoding 50S ribosomal protein L7/L12 encodes the protein MSKEQILEAIKGMNVLELNELVKAIEEEFGVTAAAPVAVMAGGAGDAGAAEQTEFDVILTNAGASKINVIKVVREVTGLGLKEAKDLVDNAPKPLKEKVSKEEAEAVKAKLEEAGAAIEVK
- the secE gene encoding preprotein translocase subunit SecE; translated protein: MFSYISESWAELKKVRWPSRKELTSYTIVVVFTILVITFYFWVLDIGISSLVEAII
- the rplA gene encoding 50S ribosomal protein L1 → MAKHGKKYLEAAKLIDSEATYEPLEAIELVKKAATAKFDESVEVAVRLGVDPRKQDQAVRGVVVLPHGTGKTKRVLVFAKGDKAKEAEAAGADFVGDADMINKIQQGWFDFDVCVATPDMMSEVGKLGRLLGGKGLMPNPKAGTVTFNVAQAVQEIKAGKIEYRLDKAGQIHAPIGKVSFDAEKLNDNLKSLIDALNRAKPAAAKGVYLKNIAVSSTMGPGARVNTANYR
- the sigH gene encoding RNA polymerase sporulation sigma factor SigH, whose product is MSVDLKDLKMFDYDIRADEDIVDAVREGDSDALEYLINKYRNFVRAKARSYFLIGADREDIIQEGMIGLYKSIRDFKGDKFSSFKAFAELCITRQIITAIKTATRQKHIPLNSYVSLDKPIYDEDSDRTLMDVICGSRVSDPEELIINQEEFVGLEDKMSEILSDLERKVLMLYLDGRSYQEIAVDLKRHVKSIDNALQRVKRKLERYLEDRDLGL